From one Capsicum annuum cultivar UCD-10X-F1 unplaced genomic scaffold, UCD10Xv1.1 ctg40769, whole genome shotgun sequence genomic stretch:
- the LOC124891813 gene encoding zinc finger A20 and AN1 domain-containing stress-associated protein 8-like, which translates to MESSKETGCRAPEDPVLCINDCDFFGSAAMMNMCSKCQKGMILLKREQANLAAVSSKDVVGRSSSSDESELALAGAAVASADLASQISQVKSKQGLRKCTARRKRVGLTGFSCKCGDLFCAVHHYSDKHNSRLIIGMLVRMQ; encoded by the coding sequence ATGGAGTCATCTAAAGAAACAGGTTGTCGAGCTCCAGAAGACCCCGTCCTCTGCATCAACGACTGTGATTTTTTCGGTAGTGCAGCTATGATGAATATGTGTTCCAAGTGTCAAAAGGGCATGATACTACTGAAGCGGGAACAAGCAAATCTTGCAGCTGTATCCAGCAAAGACGTCGTAGGAAGAAGCTCAAGCAGCGATGAATCAGAACTTGCTCTTGCAGGTGCCGCGGTTGCATCTGCAGATTTAGCCTCTCAGATTTCACAAGTGAAGTCAAAACAGGGTTTGAGAAAGTGCACAGCTCGTCGTAAGCGTGTGGGATTAACGGGGTTCAGTTGCAAATGTGGGGATCTTTTCTGCGCAGTTCATCATTATTCAGACAAACACAACTCCCGCTTGATTATAGGAATGCTGGTCAGAATGCAATAG